Below is a window of Candidatus Woesearchaeota archaeon DNA.
ATTTCTGAAGCGGTTATGTTTTTATTTTAAAAACTAAATATTCCAGACATTAGTCCAGTAATTAGATATTTAACTATAAAGAAAACTGCAAGGGATATTCCTATAAGAATAGGAATCATCTTTATTCCTTCTTTTTCTTTTCCTTTTTTAATTAAACCTATTATTAAAGAACCTAAGATTGCTGTGGTAGTTAGTGAAATTAAAGAATAAGTTACAACAAAATCAGTTGTTATTGCAATTGTAGAGATTTTTATAGGTATAGCCAAAGTATCAGGAACATCAACTTGAGACATTGTTTTTCCTAGAACCCTTACCATAAAAGAAGATAATGCAAATAACATTGGTGCACCAAATCCTATTGCAATTGAAATAAAAATGACATAAAGATTTACACTTGCACGTATTTTCTTTTCTATTAATTCTTGGCTTTTTAAGTCTTCAGCTGTATGTTCTAATAGTGATGCAAGCTCTCCACCAGATCTTATTCCTGAGCCAATTAGTCTCATTGTTTTTTCAAGCTTTTCTGAGCGGATTCTTTTTGCTAGGTCTAGTAGAGCTAAATCAAGTTCTTTACCAAGCGTAATTTCTTTACCAACTCTTTCTATCTCATCTTTAAATGGCCCAAATTCAGGACGTGCACTTAGTATTAAAGCTCTGTCAATAGTCATTCCGGCTCTTAAGTTAGAAGCCATTAATTGCAAAGCATCAGGTAAAATAGATTCTACAAATTTAGCCTTAGCATCAACAGATAATAAGAACCAAAAATAAATAATTATATTTAAGAGTATAAAAGTTACAAATCCAGATAATAAAGGATTTTTATTAAATAATAATTTTGAATAGATTCCTATTAAAAATCCAAATAAAATGCTAAATGTTAAGATAAAACCTATAAACTTTCTTGCGTCTAAACCTAGAGATGAATAGTTAATTAACTTTTCTAACTTCCTGCTTTTTGGATATAATAAAGCTATTTTTTTGTACATTTTAATTTCCTATTAAATTTGGTCTCCTAGTTCTAATCATACCTAAAAAGATTATTTGAAAAAATAAAACTAAGGCATATAAACCAAAAAATAATAAATTTAGACCGGTTTTACCTAGTGGAAGGAAAGAGGTCATTACAACTAATAAAGTTGTTGCTAATGAAGGGATAATTATTACTACAAGCATATAAAACATTGCTAGGGGGTTTAATTTTGAACCATAGTTTTCTATTTGTATGCTTTGCTCTTTTGAAAGTGAATCTATAACATTTTCCAAAGTATTTTTAATATCACTTCCAGCTTTCATACCATTAACCAATTGCCAAATTGCCCTTCTAAAAAATAAAGAGGGATTATTTTTTGCAATTTCTTCTAGAGCATCAATTTCTGGATAACCTGCATTTATTTTTTTGACTGCTCTTTTAAATTCGTCTGAAACAGCACCATAGTTTTCATTTGAAATTGAAACTAAGATATTGAACAAAGGGATTCCTGAATTTAATTGTATTAAAGTTGCTCTTAATGAAGGCAATAAATTTTGTTCTATTTTTTTTATTCTTGAATTTAAATAAAATTTTGGATATAAAATTTGTTGAATAAATACAAAAAGTGAAATAATCAAAGATATAAATGGAGCTATTAAAAGTGTGTTTTTAAGTTCGAAACTATTAAGTATTAAAAAAAGAAATAAACTGAAAAAGATAAAGAAGAATAAACTAGAAGTTAAACAAAGAGCAATATAATCTCTTGGCTCTATATTATACTCAACTTGCTCTAAAGTTAGTTTAAGGAAAGGAAAAAATAGTTTTAGTTTCTCTGAAACTCCCTTAAGGATATTAGAGAATTTGAATAATTGTTTTAAGGGTATAAATGTAAACGGAATCCTGATATTTTGCATAGAATTAGGATGGGGTCCAGTTTTAAATATATTAGTTATTACTATTAAGTAACGAAACATTTATAAATATATATAGATTTTTAGAAAACATGAATCTAGAAGATAAACTTAAAAAGATTATAAAAAGCAATGAAGAGCATTTTGAAGAGATAGATACCTTAAGGTATGCAGCTACAGAAGAAATTATGTGTGGTGTTAATGCCTATCTTACAGAAATATTTAATTCTATAGATAATAAATCTAAACTAGAAGAAAAAGCAGGTTCAGATTATGAAACTTATTTAGACTTAGCTAAAAATGTTAATGAAGGTAAAGTTGTATTGCCTGAAGCTTTAAAATCCCAAGTGCAAGATTATATTAAATTAATAGAAACTGAATCACTAAATGAAGTTTTAGTTCCTATAATCTATGTTAAAAGTTCTAATAAGAAAGAAAGTATAATTTACATACCTTATAATGAAAAGTTAAATGAAATTGTAATTAAAATTGTGGATAAAACTGAAACACAATTAAAGAAAAATAAAACTAAATACCACACAACTAAAAGTGCAGAGTATATTAAAATAGAAGTTCAAGGCAACAATATTCAAGAAATTTTGGATACTGCTGTTAGCTCGGGAAGATATGGTTCTAAAAAACTTTTAAAGCAGTATAACTTAAATTTAAGTTCTATGGAGTTAGAAAGTATATTAAGAAATGGATTTAATCAACCTCAACCTGAAAAAGAAGTAAATTCTGAAATTGATTTAAATAAAAATAATAAATCTATTGAAGTTCATGAATTTGCTAGAGTTTATAATGTTGCAGATTTACAAGCAGATAAAAAACAGAGAAAAGAAAAAGGAATAAAATTTAATGGTGCTGCAATTCATATACCTTCTAAGCTTTATGAAGACTATCTTAAATATGGAGTAATAAATAGAAAAAGTGTCGAAGATAATAGTATTTCAGGTAGTGTGTTTAAAGAGTTAGTTCAATCAAGTTATAGTGTGGATAAATTAGCAAATAAGCTCAATCTTACTAGGTCTTCTATTTATAGCGCAATGTTGCACAAAGATTTAGAAGGATTTGAAGTAAGTCATGAAAAATATTTTGCAAAAAATGATGTTATAAATTATTTATTAAAGAAAACTAATACTCCCAAATCAGGAAATAGATATAAAGCTAATTTATCTTTTGCCAAAGAATTATTAAATGTTACATTTAGTGAATTAATTAAATATTTAGATGTGCTTGGAATTCAACCAGAAGATAGTGGTAAAGAAAAGTTGTTAAGTGGAGATAAACTATTCATCTTAAGAGAAAAGCTTTACTCTATCAAAGCTAAAAGATAATTATTTATTTTTTAATTTCTTTTAAAAGTGTTTCTTTATCTTGATAATAACGAGATATAATCTCTCCAACACTATCGATATCACGAATGTTCTTCTTAGCCATATATTCTAAAATTTTCTTTTTTTCATTTATTTCTTTAGTTATTTCATTAATAGTCATACCTGTATGGGTGCTTAGATTTTCAAACAATTTTAAACTTTCATTATGTTGGACTATTGTGTCGTCCACTGCTTTCCATCTATAAAGAATGTTTGGTTTTATAATTGAAGAGCCTTCTTCTTCTCCTAAGATAAATTCAGAAACTTGTAAAGTTCTTCTTAAACCTCTTTTTCTATCCCTAAACATAACAATATTAATGTTTACAGCTTCAAGCATATTAGAAGGAATTTCTATTGGCGGATTAACCAATCTCTGAATAGTCTGATTTGTTGAGTCTGCGTGAACAGTAGCATATACACTATGTCCTGTGTGCATTGCTTCGAAAAGAACTTCTGCCTCTGCTCTTTTTCTAATTTCTCCAAGTATAATTCTATCGGGTCTCATTCTAAGTGAATTTACAAGTAAATCTAACATTGAAACTTCACCTTTTCCTTCTGGATTTGGTTGACGTGTAACTAAAGGACACCAATATAAAAATTTAGGTAATGCAAGTTCTCTTGTATCTTCCATTGAAACTATTCTATGATTTGGTGGAATAAAAGGCATGCAAGTATTTAAGAAACTGGTTTTTCCAGATGCAGTACCACCACTAAATAAAATATTATTTTCATATTCTATTGCTTCCCAAATTAAAGCATAAACATCTGAAGAACAAGTTTTATTCTTGATAAAATCTATCATTGTCCAAGGATCACGTGCAAACTTTCTAAGTGTAATCGTATTACCTTTTGTTGAAATAGGATATAAAACTGCATTTGCTCTGTCCCCTGTAACTAAATGAGCATCTAATAAGGGAGTTAAACTTGTGATTTGTCTTCCAACTCTTCTTGCAATAATGCTTGAGAAGTTTGCAATTTGTGCTTCTGTTTTAATTAGAACGTTTGTGGATAACCAACCATACTTTCTGTGATAAACTCTTATTGGCTCTTGTGCAGAATTTACAACAATTTCTTCTAGTTGGATATCATTCAGTAAGAATTCAATTAAATCTAAACCAAGCATTTCTTGCATTAATCTTCCAATGAAATATTTTTTTGCTGTGCCAGTTATTGAAGGCATGTGCAAAGAGATTAATTCTTCTGCTTTTAGTCTAAATCTTTTTTTAAGTTCTTCAATAGTTTTTGGATCAAGAATCTCTGATGCAGTTACTTGAACTTGAGTTACCAATTCAGATTTTATTTTGTCTAAAAGTGCTGCAGTCGCTATGCCAATTTCTTGAGTTTTTATAACATAATCTGTTGCTTTCTTGCCTTGGCCACAAATATGCACTTCTGTAGAAATCTCATCTGCAGTTAATTGATATTTTTCTATTATATCTTTTGCCATTTTAAGCCTTTGCTCTTAATTCTGTTTCTCCCATTGCAGGATAATGTAATATCGCTAAGTTTGATTCTTCTAGTATTAAAGCCCATTCTTCAGCTTTTTCTTTGGTAATTCCAAATATTTCAACTATTTCTGATAATTTGATTAGTTTATATTCTTTTAATAAGGAGTATAATATATCAATATCTGTTTGATATTGGGACTTTTGTTTTACTAGATTTTTTATTTGAGTTATTGGAAGTCTTCGTTTTATAGGCATTTGAATTTCTGGTTTTTTTAGGATAATTTTTTCTTTTCTTGATTCTAAATTTTCTTTTAGATTTTTTACTTCTTTCTTTGGAACTCTAAATAAAGATCTCTTTTTCATTAAATGCTTTTTTAAAGAGAGTAAAAAGTTTATAATTGTAATAAATAAGGAAACTATAATAATATAGAGATTATTTGAATAAAATGAGGCTAAGATTAGGATTATTACAACTATATAAACCAAAATAAAAGGCGCCAATATAATCTTTCTTAGATTTTTA
It encodes the following:
- a CDS encoding CpaF family protein, with translation MAKDIIEKYQLTADEISTEVHICGQGKKATDYVIKTQEIGIATAALLDKIKSELVTQVQVTASEILDPKTIEELKKRFRLKAEELISLHMPSITGTAKKYFIGRLMQEMLGLDLIEFLLNDIQLEEIVVNSAQEPIRVYHRKYGWLSTNVLIKTEAQIANFSSIIARRVGRQITSLTPLLDAHLVTGDRANAVLYPISTKGNTITLRKFARDPWTMIDFIKNKTCSSDVYALIWEAIEYENNILFSGGTASGKTSFLNTCMPFIPPNHRIVSMEDTRELALPKFLYWCPLVTRQPNPEGKGEVSMLDLLVNSLRMRPDRIILGEIRKRAEAEVLFEAMHTGHSVYATVHADSTNQTIQRLVNPPIEIPSNMLEAVNINIVMFRDRKRGLRRTLQVSEFILGEEEGSSIIKPNILYRWKAVDDTIVQHNESLKLFENLSTHTGMTINEITKEINEKKKILEYMAKKNIRDIDSVGEIISRYYQDKETLLKEIKK
- a CDS encoding type II secretion system F family protein, which translates into the protein MQNIRIPFTFIPLKQLFKFSNILKGVSEKLKLFFPFLKLTLEQVEYNIEPRDYIALCLTSSLFFFIFFSLFLFLILNSFELKNTLLIAPFISLIISLFVFIQQILYPKFYLNSRIKKIEQNLLPSLRATLIQLNSGIPLFNILVSISNENYGAVSDEFKRAVKKINAGYPEIDALEEIAKNNPSLFFRRAIWQLVNGMKAGSDIKNTLENVIDSLSKEQSIQIENYGSKLNPLAMFYMLVVIIIPSLATTLLVVMTSFLPLGKTGLNLLFFGLYALVLFFQIIFLGMIRTRRPNLIGN
- a CDS encoding type II secretion system F family protein — encoded protein: MYKKIALLYPKSRKLEKLINYSSLGLDARKFIGFILTFSILFGFLIGIYSKLLFNKNPLLSGFVTFILLNIIIYFWFLLSVDAKAKFVESILPDALQLMASNLRAGMTIDRALILSARPEFGPFKDEIERVGKEITLGKELDLALLDLAKRIRSEKLEKTMRLIGSGIRSGGELASLLEHTAEDLKSQELIEKKIRASVNLYVIFISIAIGFGAPMLFALSSFMVRVLGKTMSQVDVPDTLAIPIKISTIAITTDFVVTYSLISLTTTAILGSLIIGLIKKGKEKEGIKMIPILIGISLAVFFIVKYLITGLMSGIFSF